A single region of the Branchiostoma lanceolatum isolate klBraLanc5 chromosome 1, klBraLanc5.hap2, whole genome shotgun sequence genome encodes:
- the LOC136444128 gene encoding alpha-2C adrenergic receptor-like: MGVFAPEDQPEAMNGTSEYNLQYTTGEVTAISITIVTIILLTVFGNVLVCMAVFMERSVQRVQNWFIASLAISDLAVGIVIMPPALVYELMGYWYFGRVMCEVFLALDVFACTASILNLCMISVDRYWSVTQAVQYFKNTNSKRAGCMIAAAWVLSAVISLPPLFGLSGWQAQVPQSTDLYPQCEYSDSPGYVLYSTIGSFYIPLTIVFGMNIKVFSVALTRVRRHPSMQTSYPANSDKSSKGPMSPAGLTKSKLMWRLFKHMSRADDVAIEVKPKTVMVNREGKETATNTTPLSPPVSPPTPVEKTTTPDDQVIVEASNDNQDGNEPYTQGLRRTSSTVPRDANGNSMALQRAYKRRKREEGRKRHEKLRQRIRLSKERRLTMVIGIVMGAFVLCWLPFFVSYLVVTVCASCSLSPLLFRFFVWLGYCNSALNPLIYTLFNKDFRDAFQKIIKRMCCKCKSH, from the coding sequence ATGGGTGTCTTTGCACCAGAAGACCAGCCGGAAGCCATGAACGGGACTTCAGAGTACAACTTACAGTACACAACCGGAGAGGTGACTGCTATATCCATCACCATTGTGACAATCATACTGTTGACGGTATTTGGGAATGTACTGGTCTGCATGGCTGTGTTCATGGAGCggtctgtccagcgggtccagaACTGGTTCATCGCTTCGCTGGCCATCAGCGACCTGGCCGTAGGGATAGTCATCATGCCGCCGGCACTAGTCTACGAACTGATGGGGTACTGGTACTTCGGTCGGGTGATGTGCGAGGTGTTCCTGGCCCTGGATGTCTTCGCCTGCACCGCCTCCATCCTGAACCTCTGCATGATCAGCGTGGACCGGTACTGGTCCGTCACACAGGCCGTGCAGTACTTCAAGAACACCAACTCCAAACGTGCCGGCTGTATGATCGCCGCCGCCTGGGTCCTGTCCGCCGTCATCTCTCTCCCGCCGCTCTTCGGTCTGTCGGGCTGGCAGGCACAGGTCCCGCAGAGCACCGACCTGTATCCACAGTGTGAGTACAGCGACAGTCCTGGGTATGTGTTGTACTCAACAATTGGATCATTCTACATCCCTCTGACGATCGTATTCGGCATGAACATTAAGGTCTTCAGCGTGGCCCTGACACGGGTGCGGCGGCATCCGTCCATGCAGACGTCTTACCCCGCAAACAGCGACAAGTCCTCCAAGGGGCCCATGTCACCAGCGGGGCTCACAAAGTCCAAACTTATGTGGCGATTGTTCAAACACATGTCACGGGCGGACGACGTCGCGATCGAGGTCAAGCCGAAAACGGTCATGGTAAACAGGGAGGGCAAAGAGACGGCGACCAACACAACCCCCCTGTCTCCCCCGGTGTCTCCCCCGACACCTGTCGAAAAGACAACAACTCCGGACGATCAGGTAATAGTCGAGGCTAGTAACGACAACCAAGACGGGAATGAACCCTACACCCAGGGGCTGCGCCGCACATCTAGCACCGTGCCCCGGGACGCAAACGGAAACTCCATGGCGCTGCAGCGGGCATACAAGCGCAGAAAACGCGAAGAAGGCAGGAAACGACACGAAAAACTCCGACAGAGAATCCGCCTGTCCAAAGAAAGACGACTGACGATGGTGATCGGGATTGTTATGGGTGCGTTTGTATTGTGTTGGCTCCCTTTCTTTGTATCGTACCTGGTTGTAACTGTGTGTGCCTCCTGTAGCCTATCCCCGTTGCTGTTTCGGTTCTTTGTGTGGCTGGGGTACTGTAACAGCGCGCTCAACCCTCTCATATATACTCTGTTCAACAAAGATTTCAGAGACGCTTTCCAGAAAATTATCAAAAGAATGTGCTGTAAATGTAAGAGCCATTGA